The Bradyrhizobium sp. WSM471 genome includes the window TTGGCGTAGATGCGTGCCTCGCTGGCGTAGCTCGGCTGCCAGCCCATGGTCCAGGGATATTGCTTTGGATCGTTCCACTTCGAAGCGCCGCTCGCCACGAACAATTGCGGCACCTTCTTCTCGTTCATGTATTTGCGAATGGCGCCGTTGGTGGAGGTGCCGAGCGAGCCGAAGATCAGCAGCACCCCGTCGCTCTCGACGAGCTTGCGGGCCTGCTCCACCGTCTTCGGCGGCGAATAGCCGTCGTCGTAGGAGATGAACTTGATCTTGCGGCCGCCGATGCCGCCCTCGGCGTTGATCTTGTTGAAATAGGCTTCCTCGGCCTTGCCGATCGCCGCATAGGCGGAGGCCGGGCCGCTATAGGGCATGATGTTGCCGATCTTGATCTCGGTATCGGAAGCGCCGCTATCATATTTCTTCTGCGCCAGGGCTGGGTCGCTCATCGCAGTGCACAACGCGAATGCAGCCAGAACGCCCGCAACCTGAAATCGAACGGCAGTCATCTTTCTCCACCCGGAACGGATCGCCGCCGCATTGAACAAGATTGATGCGGGACGTCAACAAAAAGCCCCCGCGATCGTTCGCGGGGGCCTCTCGATGTGTCGGACTATGGCGTCAGGGCGTCACTCGGTGGCGATGTCGCCGCTGATGATCTCGCCGAAGAGTTCCCACTTCTCGCCCTTGAAGCGCTGCATCTGAAGCTGCGCGATCGGGGCGAAGTCGGTGGGCCCGGTGTTGATCTTGACGCCGGGCAGCAGGGTGTCCGGTGCAAAGTCCTTCAACGAGGCCGCCTGCTTCATGATGTTGGCCCGGGTCAGATCGTCGCCGCACGTCTCCAGGACTTTGGCCAGCGTCGACGCGGCGCCGTAGCCATAGACCATGCTGGTGTCGGACTTGTCGGCACCCGGCATGTACTTGTCGACGAACTCGTTCCACTTCTTCATGCCGGGGTCGTTGGCCCACTGCGGGTCCGTGGAGTCCTTGGCATAGGCCGCCGACAGCACGCCCTGCGCAGCCTCGAAGCCGGCCGGCTTCATCACGCTACCGACCGAGATCGACACGTTGGTGAGGATCTGCAGCGGCTTCCAGCTCAGCTCGGCGGTCTTCTTGATGGTCTGGGCCGCGAACTTCGGCGTCGCGTAGATCAGCAGGACGTCGGGATTGGCCGCCTTGATCTTGACGATGTGACCGTCGATCGAGGGCTCGGACACCTCGTAGCTTTCTTCCATGATGATCATGGACGCGCCCTTGGCGCCCAGGCCGTCCTTGGTGCCCTTGAGGTAGTCTTTGCCGAAATCGTCGTTCTGATAGAGGATCGCGATCTTGGCGTCCGGCTTCTCCTTCAGCAGCCATTTCGCGTAGATCTGCGCTTCGCTCTGGTAGGAGGGCTGCCAGCCCATGGTCCAGGGGAAGTTCTTCGGGTCGTTCCACTTGGTGGCGCCGGTGGCGACGAACAGCTGCGGGATCTTCTTGGCATTCAAATACTTCTGGATTGCGCTGTTCGAGGGCGTGCCGAGCGGGTTGAACACGACGATCACTTCGTCGCTCTCGACCAGCTTGCGGACCTGCTCCACGGCCTTCGGCGGCGAATAGCCGTCGTCATAGGTGACGAAGTTGATCTTGCGGCCGTTGATGCCGCCCTTGTCGTTGATCATCTTGAAATAGGCTTCTTCGGTCTT containing:
- a CDS encoding ABC transporter substrate-binding protein; protein product: MLFERTLRTAALVTATAVITLTSGAAFAQKKYDTGASDTEIKIGNIMPYSGPASAYGIIGKTEEAYFKMINDKGGINGRKINFVTYDDGYSPPKAVEQVRKLVESDEVIVVFNPLGTPSNSAIQKYLNAKKIPQLFVATGATKWNDPKNFPWTMGWQPSYQSEAQIYAKWLLKEKPDAKIAILYQNDDFGKDYLKGTKDGLGAKGASMIIMEESYEVSEPSIDGHIVKIKAANPDVLLIYATPKFAAQTIKKTAELSWKPLQILTNVSISVGSVMKPAGFEAAQGVLSAAYAKDSTDPQWANDPGMKKWNEFVDKYMPGADKSDTSMVYGYGAASTLAKVLETCGDDLTRANIMKQAASLKDFAPDTLLPGVKINTGPTDFAPIAQLQMQRFKGEKWELFGEIISGDIATE